CACATAAAACCGTGCTGCGGCCTTAAACAACATTGGGGAACGACTCACGTCATGATTTTCAAGATTTACTGTCCCTTCCATTGTTTATCTGAATGACACGTTTTTTGTGTTAGACATAAAACGATGTATAcaagaaaacatttattcaccacgtaataatagtttaaattgcAGCAAATTATGCTGATCTTGTCATTTTACTCATAAAAGCCtacaaagatattttaaacgtCTAACTGAATATCATAGTGAACTTCAAAGAATACTGCTTTTCACTTTTCGAATACCCTTTTTATAAGCATAATGAACGAACTGATATGAGATATACCTGCTGAAGTGTTATTTCCGTTTCTTTTAGtgaaaagaaaatgtttactattgttaactttttaataatataaaccctgctaattttagttaaagaaatataatcatACTATTAAGGTAAAAGCGCATGTGTCACAGTTGTTCAGTTTACTTACTCTGTGCTTTTACGGAACTGACCTCATAGTCAGCCCGGAGGGGATCGTGTCGAAGTAGGGAAAAGGATATAAAAACAAGCTGCGCTGGCGCACCCggtttaattactaaaattttaaagtgaaTATTGAATCAGTGAAGAAAAGTGTAAACAAAAGTGCCCAACTGAAGTAATTCCAATACTACCGACATCAACTTAACactatatagaaaaaaatgtttccttagACCCCCTTCCTAAACCCCAACATTTTGTCACATTGAAAGATCGTTCCCATACAAAGTATAGTGTATCCCATACGTAACGTCAATCAAACTTGAATCtggttttaatatgtaatatatataatttttatacgaaTATGGCCCTATGTCTATTGCATGACCGGACCCAGTAGGAATACAATAACAGCTTTGAGTgtgtatatgtaaaataattaaattatttaaatatttatgcaattacaattaacaatttttatcacAGATTTTACGGAACGAAAATTGGATGCCTGTTCGCCCGGGCTTTGCCAGTTTTGAACACTACAGAAAGCGGAAGAACAACAATAAACCGGACGAGCCGACTGGCCTTTTGACAGAGTATTTATTCATcatcatacatttattaaacacatacttacatttattttcagcTATTTATTGAATGCGTTTATGAACATATTacctttataaatatgataaattgccgactttttctaaatttttttaatgtttcttaaAGTGCTAGCTAGATTCGTGTTTTTTGTAGAGAGAAGGAAACTAATTTGATTCATCactatgaaaatatgtacagtataattcataaatatttctttcagTCATGGCGAGGCTTGGAGGAAGTTCCGCACAACGGTGAATCCGATTTTGCTGCATACAAAAACCATAAAACTGTATAGCAAAATTTTAGAAGAAGTTGCGGAAGACATGATTGCCAGGTCTGTAACTATAACTTTTTACTGTACTGAAactttttattgcttttacagtgacttacaaattaattaaataaaaccactTGTTGAGACCTCGCATTaagcaaaattaattttatttatttattaaacaaaaaaaacattactaaAATCGCTCATATATCATAATAGCTGTCAATTATAACTCTTAAGTACTtggctttaaaaaattacacgttAAATGTGTAATCTCCTCTgatctttttttaaagcattaaCACATTGATATTTATACGTCATACAATCGACGATGCCGTAAAGTATACATGTCCTAATGAAAATTACGCactaaaaacataatgttTGTTTACAAGTCACGTCATACGACGCCATCTTGCATCTTGCGTTTTGGCAGGTTATAATTGGTGGACTCAGtgtccgcacttagactcgtACTcagtccgttgtgcgtaaagtaaTTTTGGCAGGatcttaaaattatgaatatttaattttaatacataacagaattagttttaaataagtttattctcAATTAATCTTTAGGGTCATATGTggaaaaaagatataaaaaaaacataaaaagtaaaatatatcacgCCACACAAGCGGTACGCTGTTCCTGCATTAGAGATTCTACCAAAAATATTCGCAGGCGTATTCGAAACGGGTCCACTCCTACTACTTCCCCTATCTGATGAAATAAGCTGTTGTATAGACTCGCTCCAAATTAGgtaaaagttatgtattaATGTATTGAAACAGTATTTGAGGAGCTCAAATACCGTTTCACCTTAGACTTCGCAGTATATTATAGAGCTAAGTATAACAATCgcaatgaataaaaaaataattaactgtaGTCCATCTTtgcttaaaaaaagttaaaacgaCTCTAATAATATTGTAGCTGATTTATTCGCCTTACAGAATGAGACACTTACGTAAACAAGATAATACTATAGATGGAAAACTCGATATTGAAATGAATCTATGGGCATTAGAATCCATTGGCGTGGTTGCTTTAGGAGGTCGGCTAAATTGCTTAGACCCAAATTTACCTGAAGACTCACCAGCACGAAAACTCATACAGACTGTTCATGATATTTTCAAAATGGCTGACAAATTAGACTTTAAGCCAAGTTTGTGGCGGTACATCGGTACTCCAAATTACTACAAAGCCATGAAGTGCTATGAAGATCAAACAAAGTAAGTTTTcgtatatattgatatatatggACTCGACAGACGTTGTTCTatacacacatttttaatacaaaatttttaaaaaaacatctaattatatatataaagtattctCGATTCCGAAGTGGTCAAGCCAAAGTAGGGTATAGAATATAAAAGTAGTTGTGCCCTACCATATCCCACTGTATGAATTTGGCGTCCACATGAATGTATGAATTTGGCTTAGACAATGGTAAACTACATCCTTACTACCCCAACAAAaaacggatccggatgatccaatcaCGATAGCTAATCCCAAATTAAAAGCCGTCCGCGCGGTAAAGCCAAACTATATTAGGGCAAAAAACCACCGTCACCAGGAAGGCCAGGCCAGTAATCGTCGGGAAAGGTCAGGTCCCTCCCACTtcgtacttcgctcactccactgagcttccgtcctgtcCTTTAACGCGCAACAGGCCAAGCTAAGGTCCGAGTCTcgcaggagacgcccttgcccTTGTCACGGGAAAATGTCTATTCAGTCGAGCTACGCTCATCAAAACAGCCAGAGCTGAACTGTCAATGCACACAGCATTCTTCGTCTTGctctgaatatttttaataacccTTGATCTAGCCTTAGGATAGGAAAAAAACtaactagttttatttatttattacattcacTTGGTCTCGAATCCGCTCGCATCTCCTTTTGCTCCTGACAAACCACTCTCACTTCATCTTGACGAATGATGATTTCGACATCCTCGTTCAATTAGTCAATTATTTCAGTTTGAGTCGATACTTTATCAATCAAGCACGAgaacaatataaaactaagGACAGTCAATCGAATGATGAAAAAGGAATCCTTGAGAAACTTCTAGAAATTGACGAGAATGTTGCTACTATAATGGCGAGTGACATGTTACTCGCTGGTGTTGATACGGTATGTGTTGTAATGGAGAACgtggattttattaattacaaggATAAATCTTTCGCTATTTTCTAACGTATTAAAGACATTCAGGTACGCACCTGGAAGGTTTCTGCGAAAAATATGGTTAAATCCGTGAAATGTATTAATAGGAGGGTGAAACGAGAGCCGCGGGAAATGGTGCTTTTgcctgtaaatatttaatattatcggATAAGTGGCGCTTTTCGCGAATCCCGCAGCagtatgaaatattatagGCCTTCAAATATGCCTAAAATAGgtcaaaaaagtatttaaaaaaaatggactTGAAAGAcagaaattttcttttttttatattagttagtgtgtgtgtttattaattattgaattaaattcgttaatgcattttataactaccctactactactaaatatttttttctataaaaggCCGCGAACACAATGCTAGCGACGTTCTACCTACTTGCGAAAAATACCGAGAAGCAAAACAAATTAAGAGAAGAGATTTTATCCCGTTCAGAACAAAAGCCATACTTGAAGGCTTGCATTAAAGAATCGCTCAGAGTTATGCCCGTAGTTTCTGGAAATTTGAGGGCAACATCAAAGGAGTATGATATTTTGGGATATAGAATTCCTAAAGATGTAAgtacattacatatttaatagtaataagtcTTAAATTAGTATAAGTGacgacttaaggtccttcaagaaaagagcggaccaattcttaaaaagccggcaacgcactctcAGGTCCTTGCGCATtgagaatgtccatgggcggcggagtagtatcactttacatcagGTTAGCCCGTTGAACCCCTATTCCATTTTTTGTTTGCATTTTTGGTTACCTTGTCCTTTCAAATTGACCAATGTGTACGTGATATCGTTGGAGTCGGATATCATTAGGGTATGTTATTTTAGCCTGGGTTATAATTTCGTAAATTGTGGGACTGCGGGCCATAAGGCCAATGAATGCAGCTCAAAAGAGTTGCATTGTGTGGTTTGTTCAGAGGCTGGGAAGCCGGCGGACCACAAAATGGCAGGTAGGGCCTGCAACCCTCCAAGGCTCAGGAGGGCCCCGTATGCCCTTAAAGCGTCCAGCACGGTGGTAAGGAACACTCCCATGGAGGTTGGTCTGGAGctgtcaaacaaataaaatggttGACAGCGACACTAGCCTCTTACAAGGGAATTTAAGACGCTCCGCTGCGGCTCAGGACTTGTTCCTGCAGTCGATGGCGGAGTGGGGTGTGATGGCTGCCGTCGTCACTGAGCCTTATTATGTGTCGCGGCAGAACTCGTGGGTGGGGGACCTTCGAGGTGATGCGGCTGTGATTGCTCAGCCGCATGGACCTCCTCTCTCTCTAAGAGAGAGAGGTTCCGGGTTTGTTCTTGCTGATTGGGGGGACTGGACGCTTGTTGGAGCGTATTTTTCCCCCAATCAGCGTCTAAGCCATTTCGAGGATTTCCTTGACGCCATGGGCTTGGCCGTACAGAGGGCACTTCCGCGCCCCCTTATCCTCATGGGAGACCTAAATGCGAGGTCTCCCACTTGGGGTGACAGGGTGTCGTGTCGGAGGGGCCCGGTTCTGGAGGAGTGGGCGGCGGAGTTGGGCCTCGTTTTCCTAAATGAGGGAACGGAGCCCACCTGCGTCCGCCCGCAGGGCAGTTCAAGGGTCGATGTGACCCTTGCTTCTGCGGCGGCGGCCCGAGTTACGACGGCGTGGAGCGTTCTGGACGAAGTGGAGACCCTATCGGATCACCGATATATCCGGTTGTGGGTCTCTACTTCGATGAGGTGGGGAGTGCGGGGCCAGACTCCCCAGAGTCGGAAGAGCTTCCCCCGCTGGTCGGTACGTCGACTGGACCGCCAGATTGCGGAGGAGATGGCCATTATAGAGGGATGGTGTGCGCCCACTAGTGTTGTGGATGTGGATGAAGGAGCTGGCGAACTGGGTCTGAGTCTCCGAAGGGTGTCGAATGCGGCAATGCCCAAATGGAGGCCGCCGAAGGGGAGGAGAGCGGTCTACTGGTGGACGTCGGAGATTGGCAATCTCCGTGGCGCATGTAGCGAGGCCAGAAGGGCCTACTACAGGAGTCAGAGGAGGAGGAGAGATGGTCCCGATGTCACGGAGGGCCTTCGCTCTATCTATAATGATCGCAAGAGGGCTCTCCGGGGCGCTATCTGTGAGGCAAAGGAAAGGGCCCATCAGGAGGTACTCCGGGGACTGGATGATGATCCGTGGGGGCGCCCCTACCGATCAGCTCGTAAAAGGCTGAAAGGTGCGGGAATGCCTCTTGTGGAGAGTCTGGAGCCGGCCTTTCTGGACAGAGTGGTGGCGGACCTGTTTCCTTTGCCTCCCGACATTGTCCCTCCGTGTATGGCGGCGACTGTAGTGGAAGCGGCCGGAGAGATGGCTCCGGAAGTCTCTGACATAGAGATGGAGGCTATCTTGACCCGTCTCAAGGCCCGCAAGAAAGCTCCTGGCCCGGATGGTGTACATGCGCGTGTCCTGGCAGTAGTCCTCCCTCATATGGAGGTCTCCGTCCGGGAGCTGTACACTGCATGCTTACGCAGTGGACGGTTCCCGGTGGCTTGGAAGACGGGACGACTGTGTCTAGTGCGTAAGGAGGGGCGCTCGGCAGACAGTTCGGCGGCTTACCGCCCTATCGTCCTCTTGGATGAGGCGGGCAAGGCGCTG
This portion of the Pieris brassicae chromosome 6, ilPieBrab1.1, whole genome shotgun sequence genome encodes:
- the LOC123710681 gene encoding cytochrome P450 CYP12A2-like isoform X1; protein product: MQSLRKSVCVAVTKNLNRTVTINSAIRAENAQSKPWTSIPGPEPWPIVGQLPHFFPGGMLADPIKIPEVLYEKYGPIVKFDGRFGSPTLIFLLDAEASAQILRNENWMPVRPGFASFEHYRKRKNNNKPDEPTGLLTDHGEAWRKFRTTVNPILLHTKTIKLYSKILEEVAEDMIARMRHLRKQDNTIDGKLDIEMNLWALESIGVVALGGRLNCLDPNLPEDSPARKLIQTVHDIFKMADKLDFKPSLWRYIGTPNYYKAMKCYEDQTNLSRYFINQAREQYKTKDSQSNDEKGILEKLLEIDENVATIMASDMLLAGVDTAANTMLATFYLLAKNTEKQNKLREEILSRSEQKPYLKACIKESLRVMPVVSGNLRATSKEYDILGYRIPKDMFVTFGHQFLSISEDHFPRAKEYIPERWLVDKTDPLHYRNAHPFAYNPFGFGVRSCIGRRIAELEIETFLSKTIENFQIEWSGGELNVRPASLNYIVEPFNFIFKDV
- the LOC123710681 gene encoding cytochrome P450 CYP12A2-like isoform X2 yields the protein MRNQSHGRQYRGRNLGQLWGNYLISSLEILRNENWMPVRPGFASFEHYRKRKNNNKPDEPTGLLTDHGEAWRKFRTTVNPILLHTKTIKLYSKILEEVAEDMIARMRHLRKQDNTIDGKLDIEMNLWALESIGVVALGGRLNCLDPNLPEDSPARKLIQTVHDIFKMADKLDFKPSLWRYIGTPNYYKAMKCYEDQTNLSRYFINQAREQYKTKDSQSNDEKGILEKLLEIDENVATIMASDMLLAGVDTAANTMLATFYLLAKNTEKQNKLREEILSRSEQKPYLKACIKESLRVMPVVSGNLRATSKEYDILGYRIPKDMFVTFGHQFLSISEDHFPRAKEYIPERWLVDKTDPLHYRNAHPFAYNPFGFGVRSCIGRRIAELEIETFLSKTIENFQIEWSGGELNVRPASLNYIVEPFNFIFKDV